From the Microplitis mediator isolate UGA2020A chromosome 6, iyMicMedi2.1, whole genome shotgun sequence genome, one window contains:
- the LOC130670070 gene encoding uncharacterized protein LOC130670070, with amino-acid sequence MPKQKSPVWLHFDEVYDDKNILHGQCKYCKVKYVSNAQRMEKHLVIRCKKCPNSVKENFGALSKNTEDCLLKESTRKKCSQGKLISYVDKISKDKKIEMDKTLARAVFSSCSPFVPVGNNYLKKFLKLASPGYNPPSKDQLSGRIFDEEYQLLQSVMKNKFENSHSLTILSDGWTDINRVSLINIVFMTPEPVFYKAIDASGHSHTGKYISTVLSEAIEEVGPNKVHALITDNARNMKSAWSILKQKYTHLITFGCVAHGLNLLDKDIVSVSEIKKVIVRSKEIIKFFQNHVLNNSVLMEIQRQRTNKTLHLQLPVDTRWGTYCICLNSLLRIKESLQVATYDPHVSKSITEEMRQDLRGDDYFWPMLKNINDLLDVPCSIIKFLEGDYPTLMMVSKKLVEMYGDFIEKSYFLQEKIQSFVEDKYLAPVEFIEEFATSLKLNGDKVILDLGDYLTQQAVWGNKSLWSESKLLNPITWWELYFSSRDLAKLAVIILSIPATSAACERNWSSFGHIKTKKRNRLTVQKTEKFVFVKSNLHLLDDHNNYLPVNYDKTKETMKDLCISETMQLDQSLDIISDVEYSEYEILEEMDSDCASRGLSASQLIEHALWWTGPPWLSQSPEFWPSTVAPSPEHDLEERPGISLSATSPPLVWDLIDLPQVKSFNKSLPKLFRITAICQRAISRFKRVPNSSLAISPINPADLEAAKQFWIRET; translated from the exons ATGCCAAAACAAAAATCTCCTGTTTGGCTACACTTTGACGAAGTGTACGATGACAAAAACATTTTACATGGGCAGTGTAAATACTGTAAGGTTAAATATGTATCTAATGCACAACGCATGGAAAAACATTTGGTAATAAGATGCAAGAAGTGCCCTAACTCAGTAAAAGAAAACTTTGGAGCCTTGTCTAAAAACACGGAAGATTGTTTACTTAAG gaatCTACTCGGAAGAAATGTAGTCAAGGAAAGCTGATTAGTTACGtagataaaatatcaaaagataaaaaaatagagatGGATAAAACTTTAGCAAGAGCAGTTTTCTCCAGCTGCTCTCCATTCGTACCAGttggaaataattatttaaaaaagtttttaaaattggcTTCACCGGGTTACAATCCACCGTCAAAGGATCAATTGTCTGGGAGGATTTTTGATGAAGAATATCAATTATTACAGTCAGTTATGAAGAATAAATTCGAAAACTCTCATTCTTTGACAATTTTGTCTGATGGCTGGACGGATATTAATCGTGTCtccttaattaatattgtattCATGACACCAGAGCCTGTTTTCTATAAGGCAATAGACGCTAGTGGACATTCACACACcggaaaatatatttcaacaGTTTTAAGTGAAGCAATAGAAGAAGTTGGGCCCAATAAAGTTCATGCCTTAATCACTGATAACGCACGAAACATGAAATCAGCATGGAGCatcttaaaacaaaaatacacCCACTTAATCACGTTTGGATGCGTCGCTCATGGCCTTAATTTGCTAGATAAGGACATTGTTTCAGTgtcagaaattaaaaaagttattgtaaGGTCAAaggaaataattaagtttttccAAAATCATGTATTGAATAATTCAGTGTTGATGGAGATTCAACGACAGAGAACAAATAAGACTTTACACTTACAGCTGCCTGTTGATACTCGCTGGGGCACTTATTGTATATGTTTAAACAGCTTATTAAGAATTAAAGAATCGTTGCAAGTGGCAACTTATGATCCTCATGTTTCTAAAAGTATAACCGAAGAAATGAGACAAGATTTAAGAGGCGATGATTATTTTTGGcctatgttaaaaaatataaacgacTTATTAGATGTTCCGTgttctattataaaatttttggaaggtGATTATCCTACTTTGATGAtggtatcaaaaaaattagttgaaaTGTACggagattttattgaaaaatcttATTTTCTACAAGAGAAAATACAAAGTTTCGTTGAAGATAAATATTTGGCTC CTGTGGAATTTATTGAAGAATTCGCTACAAGTTTAAAATTGAATGGcgacaaagttattttagatcTAG GTGACTATCTAACTCAACAAGCTGTTTGGGGTAATAAATCTCTTTGGAGTGaatctaaattattaaatcCAATTACTTGGtgggaattatatttttccagccGAGATCTTGCGAAATTAGCTGTAATAATTCTAAGTATTCCTGCCACATCAGCAGCATGTGAAAGAAACTGGAGTTCATTTGGTCATATCAAAACTAAAAAGCGGAATCGTTTAACTGTTCAAAAGACTGAGAAGTTTGTATTTGTTAAGTCTAATTTACATTTGCTCGACGaccacaataattatttgccagtaaattacgataaaacaaaagaaaCCATGAAAGATTTATGTATCTCTGAAACTATGCAATTAGACCAAAGCTTAGATATAATCAGCGATGTTGAGTATTCCGAATATGAAATATTAGAAGAAATGGATT CTGATTGTGCGTCTCGGGGCTTAAGTGCTTCTCAACTTATTGAACATGCATTATGGTGGACTGGACCACCGTGGCTCTCGCAATCTCCTGAATTTTGGCCATCAACGGTAGCACCATCTCCAGAACATGATTTGGAAGAAAGACCCGGCATTTCACTCTCAGCAACGTCACCGCCATTAGTATGGGATCTCATTGACTTACCTCAAGTCAAATCCTTCAATAAAAGTCTTCCGAAGCTATTCAGAATCACGGCGATTTGTCAGCGAGCCATCTCAAGATTCAAACGAGTTCCAAACTCCAGTTTAGCCATCTCACCAATTAATCCAGCTGACCTAGAAGCTGCAAAGCAGTTTTGGATACGGGAGACTTAA